The Roseovarius sp. THAF9 region CTCTTCTTCAGGATGTCTCCGCGTGAAGATGCCGCCCCACATTGCATCCCACTTCCGATAGGACGGGTCCTCAAGGAGCACTTCGTGCGCCCTCTTGAGGTTGTAGAAGGGGATCGTCGGAAAGATGTGATGCACCAAGTGGTAGCGATCATAGTGCCGGCCGAAGAGGAAATTCTCGACTGCCCAACCATGGCGGTTACGCGTCATGAGAAGGCGCTTATTCTCTGACTCCGGCAGCGGGTAGTGCTCCGCGAGTTCAGCACACCAACCGATCGCGATGTAGGTTGTAAAACACGGTACGATCCAGAAAAGTAGGAATTCGAGCCAGATGTTGAACCAGGTCACCAGTCCTAAGACGACGATCCAGGTCGCAGCAAACATGATCCGGTCGCTCGTGACCGAGATCGGCATGCGGATGACAATCTTGGACCTGTCACGGTTTGATGCCGCTCCTTTGATAGCATTTACTGCAACAAAGGAGACGAACTATGGGCACAGGAAGAACGGATGAATTCCGCAAGGATGCAGTGCGAATTGCGCTGACCAGCGGGCTAACAAGGCGTCAGGTTGCCGACGATTTGGGCGTTGGGCTTTCGACCTTGAACAAATGGGTGACGGCACACCGCGACACAGATGTTGTCTCGCCCGAGGACCGCGAGCTTGCGCGGGAGAACGAACGGCTTCGGCGTGAGAACCGCATCCTCAAGGAGGAGAGGGACATCCTAAA contains the following coding sequences:
- a CDS encoding fatty acid desaturase — protein: MPISVTSDRIMFAATWIVVLGLVTWFNIWLEFLLFWIVPCFTTYIAIGWCAELAEHYPLPESENKRLLMTRNRHGWAVENFLFGRHYDRYHLVHHIFPTIPFYNLKRAHEVLLEDPSYRKWDAMWGGIFTRRHPEEETLISYVRKYKDEISREERDPNRPSFAQRILLQHPLAQGA